The nucleotide window GCGGCGGCGGGCTCGGCGACGAACGGGCCGCCCGCGAGCTGGGCGTTCAGGGCGGCGGCGACGGCCGTGGCCCAGCCGGTCAGGAACTCAACCGGGTCGCGCCCGTCGGTGTTCAGGAGTGGCATGTGTCCTCGTGTGGGTTATTCCGGTATGCGGAGCCGGGCGCAGGCTTCCGCGTAAGTGGCTTCGAGGTCGAGCTTGACGCAGCCGTAGCTCTTGAGTGCGAGCGGCACCGAGGGCAGCGGCTCGCCGACCTTGAGCGGCCAGGGCCAGAGGTCGATCAGGTCTTCTCGCTTGCGGCTCACCGGGCGGTACGCGGTGACGTAAATCCACGGATCGTCGGCCATCAAGAATTTGCTGTCGTGCTTGGCGATCCGAACGAGTTCGTTGTGCAGGTTCCAGTGCCGCGATGTCACGATGTCGATGACGACGAGGCCGATGCCCTTCCCAAGGTAGCTGAGGCACTTGGCGGCGAACTGCTCGCGTTCGCTCTCGTCTTTCTTGTTCGAAGGGCTGACCAACTCGACCACCGCGAGCAGGTTGTAATTGGCGTTCGCGTCCCGCACTTCGACCTTGACCTCGACCGGAAACGACGCCGGCATACTCAACTTGGTAGCGGGCGGAGCGTACGTTTCGGCCATCACCGCGACCGCGGTTCCTATGCCTGATGCGATCTCGGTGTCGCCGGACCCGTTTTCGTCCGAACGCTCGTATTCTGCGACGTCTGCGGACACGGCGGAGCCCAGGTGCATCGGGGCGTCCGCGACGAACTGCTTCGGCAGCCGACGGTTCAGGTCGTCAGCAATGGCAAACGCCCAGCGCCCGTGAAACGATTCCCAAGGGCGGCGGCCGAGCGTACCGTGAAAGTGATCGAACAGCGGCATCGCGTGCCCTCCTCGGCGTGCATTGTACCGCTCACTTGCCGCGCCGGTCGCCCCAGTAGTGGATCAGGTCGATGCGGGTGACGATGTCGAGGACCGCGTCGTCCTGGGTCGCCAGCACCCCGGTGTAACCCGCCAGGAGCAGCCGGTACGCCTCGTCCAGGTGGGTGCGCACGTCGAGCGTCGGCAGCGGGCGGGCCATCAGGTCGCCGATGAGCACCTGGCGCGGGTCCTTGCCGTCGTGCAGGATGCGGGCCAGCGACACCTCCTGCACGCTCCCCACCGGCTTCCCCGCGTCCATCACGGGCAGTTGCGAGATCCCGGTCGCCTCCAGCAGCAGGATGGCGTCCTGCGCGGTCGCGGTCGGGGCGATGAACACCAGCTTCCGCTCCCCGCGCTTCTTGATTAGGTCGCCGACCGAGTGCGCGGGGGCTTCCGTGAAGGCGAGGTTGTTCGCCTTCAGCCACCCGTCGTCGAAGAACTTGCTCAGGTAGTTGCGCCCGGTGTCGCAGCCCACCGCGACCACCAGGTGCCCCGGCCCCAGCCGCCGCGCGTACCGTAGGGCCGCCGCCACGTTGGTCCCGGTGCTGCCGCCCAGCAGCATCCCCTCGCGGCGGGCCAGCTCGCGGGCCACGTGGAACGACTCGGCGTCCCCCACCCGCACCCAGTCGTCCACGTACTTGCTCGAGAACGTCTTGGGCACGAAGTCCTCGCCGATCCCCTCCACCTTCCACGGCTTCGGCGAGTCGCCCGACAGCACCGACCCCTCCGGGTCCGCCCCGACGATCTTCACGTTCGGGTTCATCTGCTTCAGGTACTTGCCCACCCCGCTCACGGTGCCGCCGGTGCCGACCCCGCACACGAACACCGTCACCTTCCCCTTCGTCTGCTCCCAGATCTCGGGGCCGGTGGTGCGGTAGTGGGCGTCGGGGTTGGCGGCGTTGGTGAACTGGTTCGGGCGCCACGCCCCCGGGATCTCGCGGGCCAGCCGGTCCGCCACCCCGTTGTAACTTTCCGGGGAGTCCGGGGCGACGGCGGTGGGGGTGATCACCACCTCCGCGCCGTAGGCCTTGAGCAGCAGGACCTTCTCGGTGCTCATCTTGTCGGGCAGCACGAAGATGCACCGGTACCCCTTTACCGCCGCGACCATCGCCAGCCCGACCCCGGTGTTGCCCGCGGTGGCCTCGATGATGGTGCCGCCGGGACGGAGCAGGCCGCGCTGCTCCGCCTCGTCGATCATGGCCAGCGCCACCCGGTCCTTCACGCTCCCGCCCGGGTTGGCGAATTCGACCTTCACCGCGACCTTCGCCTGAAGGCCCTCGGTGAGCCGGTTGAGTTGCACCAGCGGCGTCCGGCCGACAGTGTCGAGGATGGATTCGAGCATGGTTTGGGACTCCGGACCGGGGACGTTCCGAACACCTCAATTGTCGAGCGCGGCCCCGCGGGGAGACAAGCCCGCGGAACTCGTTCTTTTTCGCGGTTCCGCAGTTGGCGTGTCGCGCGCGCGTGTCGTACAGTGGGCGAGACGAGACGAAGTCCGTAGTTCCACAGTTTCAAGTTCCGGGCGCCGTGCGAAACCCGCGGCCGCCCGAACGTTCGCCCGGCCGGTGTCGGCCCCGGAGCTTGAAACGGCCGCGACCGCTCCGCTTCCGCCGACCGTTGTTCATTATGAGCCTGCCCAGTCAAAGCGTCGCGCTGCTCCAGGCGGCCCGCGACCTCGTGAAGAGCTTGCCCGCCGACGCGGTGCTGCTGCTCACCGAAACGTCCCTCGACTGGGGCGAGGTGCGGCGCATGCTGGCCGGGTGCCGGCTGTTCGTCGCGGCCGAGAACCCGGCCCTCACGCGGTCGCTCCGCGACGACCCGGACTGGACCGTCATCGACCTCGACCCCGAGCCGCTCCCCACCCAGGAGCGGATGAACACCGCGCTGCTCAAGGCGGTCTCGGACGAGCTGCTCCCGCCGGGGTCGCACGTGGTGGCGATCTACAACGGGATCGCGACCCTCGACGACGCCCCGGAGCCGGTGGACAGCCTGAGCGTGATCCACCTGGGCGAGCACCTGGAGCGGATGACCTCGCAGGACCTGCGCATCCTGGGGGACGCGGCCCCGCTCGACGTGCTCCGCGCCGTGGTCGATCTGGCCACCGAGATCGGCCGCGAGGGCCGAGAGGGGCAACCCATCGGCACCATTCTGGTGGTGGGCGACACGCGCAAGGTGTTGAGCCTGTCGCACTTCCAGAACTTCAACCCGTTCCGCGGGTACTCGCGGGCCGAGCGCGACGTGCGCAAGAAGGACGTGCGCGAGCAGATCAAGGAGATCGCGAAACTGGACGGCGCGCTCCTCATCGGCCGGGACGGGATCGCGGAAGCCGCCTGCCTGCACCTGGGCGCGCACGGGGCCAACATGCGGAAGGGGTTCGGCAGCCGCCACACCGCCGCCGCGGGCATCAGCAAGCAGACCAGCGCGGTGGCGTTCGCGGTGAGCCAGTCGAGCGGCAGCGTGCGGGTGTTCAAAGGGGGCGAGGAGGTGCTGCACATCGAGCCGCTGGCCCGGCCGCACGTGTGGCAGCCGTTCCGGCTCGAGACCCAGGAGATCGAAGACAAGGACGAAGAGGAAGACGAAATAACCGACGAGAACGGCGACGAGGTGTCGTAGCGCGAATCGTTCCGTTGCGCGGAGAAGCCAAAGAGATTTTGGTAGGATTTACAGGATCAACAGGATTTCAAATGGGTCGGTTTTCATCCGGTGAATCCTGTTCATCCTGTCAAAACGTGTCTTCGTGAATATGCGGCTCGGACGGGCCGACGCGCGCACACGACCAGCCGCTCATTCCATTCGCAATTCTTGTTCACGGTCCGGCACTGGTATCTGTTCGGTTTTTGCCTTTGTGGCCCAGGCGTTCCTGTCCGGGCAACCTTCTCGCGCCGCTCAGGCCGGAACGTCTGGACCACAAGAAACAGACACTACCAACCGGATCGCGTCCTCATACATGAACCCATCTGCGGTGCCGCTTTTCCTGACGAGCCGCGACCGCCAGGGAGCGGGGTACGTGGCACCGCTCCCTGGCGGTCGGCGCGCCCGTCAAGAAAAGCGGCAGTAGTACCGGGTACGCGTATCAGTCGGTCGGATCGGCACGGGTTACGTCGGGACGGGTTGAGTCGGTATACGCATCGTCAGCACCGGGCATTCAGCCTTCCGCATCACGCTTTCCGCCACGCTCCCGACCAGCAGCCGCGTCAGCCCGCTGGTGCCGTGAGTCGCCATCACGACCATGTCCGCTTTCACGTCCGTCGCCAGTTTCAAGATCTGCTCCGCCGGGTCGCCCTTGAGGAGCCGGTAGTACGCGTGAAGGCCGGGGCTGGTGGGGTGCATCCGGGCGAGCTGGTCACACGCCTCACCCGGCTCCTCCGTGGGGAACGGGACGACCGCCCCGTTCGGGGCGAACACGTGCCCCGGCGCGATCACGTGGGCGACGATCAGCGTCGCCCGGTAGTCGCGGGCCAGCGCGCAGGCCAGGTCGAACGCCGACCGCGCCGCGTCCGAGAAGTCGGTCGGGTAAAGGACAGTGCGGATCGGAAGCACGGCGGGTTCCTCTTGAAGTGACGCGAGGGATGGCGAACCGGCCGCCATTTTATCGCACCGCGACCGCCGGTGCGGGCACCGGTCGGGAGCTGATGCGCTCTTCGCGCAGGTGCTGGTGGCACCGCACGCAGGTGAGCGTGAGATCGACGTAAGCGAGCGCCGCGGCGTCGATGTTCTTGTCCTTCGCGGCCTTTTTGAGGTTCTCGGACCGGCGGATGAACTCGTTGGTGTGCATCAGGTACTTTTCGGTCTCGTTGATCTTCCAGGTCACGTCTTTGGCGCAGTCCATCAGCCCGTCGGCGCCGCTGCCGATCTTGGCGAAGTCGTTCATCGCCAGCCCCTCCAGCACCCGCTGCGAGTGGGTCAGTTTGCGCTGCATCACGGTCGGCTTTTTCGGTTCGGCCTTCTCTTTCGGCTGCGGCTTCTCGTCCGCCCACCCGGCCCCGACCAGCGTAACTGCGGTTGCGACGACGGCGGCCCACAACGCGACTCGAACGAACGGCTTCATCAGCTTCTCCCGGTCGGGGTGCCGCAGCGTCGCCGGTGAAATCCGGGCCGTGGTGCGGCAGTGCGAGCGGAAAAGCAACTCGGGGGCCGGGCGCGCAGAAAGTGTGGCAAACGTGTGAAGTGCTGGTTTTTCGGTTCAATCGTGTGAGACGTGGCTGCTCCCTTCTCGCCTGCCGTGTGCGATTGTGGCACACGGCGGGCGAGAAGAGACGGAACCGCACACCGCGCTCAGGCGGCGTCCCCTTTAACGGATGGGGGGGCGGCCCGGTCGCACCACGCGATCACGGCGTCCAACTCGCGGATCGTGGCGTCGCGGTCTGTAACCGCCGCGCGCTCGACGGGGGGGAGGCCCGTGCGGGCGGCGATCCGGTCCGCGAGCCGGTGAACTTTCATCAGCACGAACGCCGACCCGGGGCCTTCCGATCGCCGGAACACGGCCCGGAGAGCGCGGCACCAGATGACGAGTCGCTCGGGGATGTTCTGAGTCGGTTCCGGGAAACGCGAGTCGTTGTGGGCGGCGGTGTACTCGCGCAGTGCCGCACGGAACGCCTCGAACGCCTTTTGTCGCGCCTGGAGGTCGGCGGCGGAGGTGGCGGTCTTGGCCGGGTCGTCCCGGTGGTTCTCCCACCGGGCCTGGAGGTCGAGTATGCGGGCGAGCGCGGTCGCCTGCTCGGCACTCAGTTTCTCGGCGGCGCTTTCGCTCAACTGCGGCATGGTCGCTTTCGCGGGTTGAGTAACGGAGGGGCCTTGTACCCCTCTCATCGGTTCGGACGGTTCCGAGGGTCCATAGCGAAGAATGGAAAGTGAGGAAAGCCGGGTTGTTCGCTCCGCACATCCGTCCCGTGAGTCAGGTGGCAAGAAGGTTCGCAACCTCGGTCGAACGGACGGTTGCCCGGTAACCGTTACAAAATCGGTTCCGACACGCTCCGAGTGGGACGAGTGCGAACTGCTTGGAATTGCAGCAGTTGATGACAGGGAACGGAGAAACTGGCAGACCTTGGCACAGCGTCTGCTTTAATTCTCCTCGTCGAAAAACAAGTCGGGCCGAGTCCCCCTGGCCCGCCCAACATACCTCACGACCCATCCCCAACCCTATCAACGAGAGCCGGCGGCTTCGGTCGCCGGCTCCTTCTTTTTAAAGTGTTCTGTGCGGGTGCGTGGCGAAGGTGAAGGGCTGTGAGGTGCCGCTTTGGGGCGGTCGAGATACGAGCGTGTGAGGAACTGGTTCGCTCACCGAGGGGCATAGTCGGTTTGAAAGCGGCCTTGAAAGAACTCGTGAAGCGATCGGGGAATGGATGCCGGCGTAAACGAATCGAGCCGGCTCGCCTCAGCTTTTGCGAGGCAAACCGGCCTTCTGATTCGTTCGGTCGGGACGCTTAGTACGAGCGTTCCTTCTTGACCGCCGGCTTGCCCATCGCGGCGCGCTTGATGGCGTTGCGGCGCTTGGCTTCCTTACGGTTCCGTGCCTCGCACGGCTTCTCGTAGTACTCATGGGCACGCAGCTCACGCTTCAGCCCGCTGCGTTCGACCAGCTTTTTGAACCGCCGGAGAGCCGCCCCGATCGGCTCCCGGTCGTGAACACGCATGCGCAGTCCCATTCAGCCTCCCGATTGTGGTGACAGAAGAGGATGATACGAGTAGGCGGGCGAATGTGCCACTCATTTTCCCGTTTTTTGTGCTGCGAGCCTTGCGCTTCAAGCTTGACAGCCCGTCGGGCATCCGCTATCCCTCGCGACTCTTGAGTAGAGCAGACCCGGGCCGCCCGGTTCGGGGGAGTGACGGGCGCCCGATTCGCTGGAGGAAGTCCGAGATGCGCAAATCGATTCGCGGGGTCGCGGCCCTGGTTCTGGGATCGGCCCTGACGGCGACGGCCGCGGCCCAGCCGCCCCAACCGCCCGCGGGCGCGCCCCCGGTGACGCCGACCGCGCCGGTGGGGGGGCCGGGCGCCGCCATGTCGGGCCTCGCGCCGTCGGTCACGCCCACCCCGAAGCCGCCCGAGGTGCGCCCCACCGGCAACGCCGCGGTGGTCAACGGCAAGCCCATCCCCGAGGTGGCGGTGTACCGCGCGCTGCGCCAGTTCCCGGAACAGCACCGGGACATGGCCCGCAAAGAGATCATGGCCCACCTGATCGAGAACGCGCTGATCGACGAGTACCTCACGGCGCTCAAGACCACCGTCGACGAGAAGGACGTGGAGAAGCTCATCGCGGACCTGAAGAAGGAGCTGACCGAGGCCAAGAAGGACTACGCGAAAGAGCTCGAAGCGATGATGCTCACCGAGGCCGAGTTCCGGAGCGAGGTGACGGCCCAGATGAAGTGGGAGAAGTTCGTCCAGCAGCAGGGCACCGACGCCGCCCTGAAGCAACTGTTCGAGAGCAGCCCGGACGTGTTCGACGGCACCATGGTGCGCGCCCGCCACATCCTCATGACCCCGGGCACCGACGAGGCGAAGCGGAAGGACGCGGACCAGAAGCTCCGCGGGATCAAGCAGGCGGTGGAGCAGGAGGCCGCGAAGGCGGTGGCCGCGCTGCCCGCCACCGCGGACGCGGTCGCGAAGGAGCAGGCCCGGGTGAGCAAGACGGACGAGATGTTCGCGGCGTACGCGAAGGGGTACAGCACCTGCCCGTCGAAGAAGGACGGCGGCGACCTGAACTTCTTCCCCCGCGCCGGGGCGATGGTGGAGCCGTTCGCGAAGGCCGCGTTCGCGCTCAAGCCGTACCAGATGAGCGACGTGGTCGCCACCGAGTTCGGCTACCACCTGATCCTCGTCACCCAGCGCCGCCAGGGCACCCCGAAGAAGTTCGAGGACAAGGGCGTGAAGGAAGACGTCCAGATGCTGTACGCGATGCGGCTCCGCGAGTCGGTGATCGCGATGATGAAGCCGAAGGCGCAGATCACCATCACCCCGAAGTGATCGGGCACCGGATTCAGTGAGTTCGAGGCGCCCGCGGACCCGGTCCGCGGGCGTTTCTTTTGCGCGCTGACCTCACCGCAATACAGGTTTCAATCGCCTGGGCACCGGAACGGGTACGAGCACTTCACCGCGGCGCAGTTAAAATCATTCCGGGAGCGGTGTAACGTCGGCGTTTGCGTTCTTCGACCTCAGGTAGGCGCTTTGCGTTCGCGTTCGTGCTGGTGGCGCTAATTCGCGACGACGGCCCGAACGAGCGAACCGCGAAGCCCGCGGAAGTTGAGAAGAAGTGGTCCGCCTCGCCATGAGACCTACGCTCCCGCGTTCGGATGCCGAAGAAGGAACGAAAGATACCCCACGAGGGGCGAATCGGGATTGGAGGCCAGTTGCTGGAAAAAAGCCGCGAGTTCTTCCTTGGAAGAGAACTGTGCGGTGACGCGATCCTCCGTCCAGTTGGCGTACTGAGTGATTGGAAAGCCCTTCTTCGGTACCCCAAAGCACGCCACCGTGCGCCCCTGGGGGGCACCGTTCCGCGTTACGTCGAGATTGTACCGCGTTTCGGTCTCATCACCTGTCATGACCTTGAGGCGGACGGTCGCCTGATTTTTCGTCACTGCCTCAGTCGCCTTGGCTATTTCAACCGCAGACGTGTGTAAGGCATTGCTTGCTTCGTTAACGTCTTCCTCGGTCTCTTGTAGCGAAGCCCGCAGCAAGTCTTCCAGTGTGGGCATGGGTTAACTCGCAGGGAAAATGATTCGTCCTGTAATGGGCAGATGGTCGGAGAGGCCACTTGCAACACCGGACAGCCAAGTGAAGGCTTCTGGCTTCCCACCCGCCTCAATGCACTCGGGCAAGGCGGTGAAACACGGCGACCTGAAACTGCGCACCCGGGGCCGCGTCCGGGAATATCAGCTCGTAACCGGACAACGCCCGATTGCGCAATTCCTCGGCCGCGGTCGCCGTGATTTCGCCGAGTCCCAAGACGTCAGGCGCTTGGGTCGCAACGAGGTGCTGAAGCGCGGCATCGACCCGGGCGCACTTCTCGGCATAGGCCGGTGGTTCAAGCGGCCAACGCTCTTGGCCCGCGCGGCTCGCGTCGTAGTGCGCGAAATTGTTGACGTTCCACCAGGCGAACCGGATCGCAGGCAGCACATTGGGCGACATCGCTCGCGCCGGGTTGGAGCAACGGGGCGGGTTCCACGTTTAACGTATCGCCCGGTGCTGGCGCAGGGCATCGAGGGTGCGGCGCATGTCCGGCGGGAGCGGCGCCTCGGCCTCGATCCACTGCCCGGTGCGCGGGTGCTGGAACCGCAGCCGGAACGCGTGCAGCGCCTGCCGCCCCAGCAGCACCTCGTCCTCTGCCGGGGGCGTGCCGGGGGCGATCTCCGATAACTTCACCTGGGCGCGCCCGCCGTAGATCTTGTCCGCCAGCACCGCGCACCCCACGTGCAGCAGGTGGACGCGGATCTGGTGCGTGCGGCCCGTCCGCGGCTGCACCTTCACCAGCGTGAACCCGCGGAACCGCTCCAGCACCTCGTAGTAGCTCAGCGCGTGCTTCGCGTCCGGGTCCGTGGAGACGATCATCTTCAGCCGGTCGTAGGGGTGCATCTTCAGCGCCCCCTCGATGTAGTCCGAGTCGCGCTCCAGCTCCCCCGCGGCGATCGCCACGTACTCCTTGAACACCTTCCGCGACTCGAACTGCATCGCCAGATCGCGGTGCGTCAGGTCGTCCTTCGCCACCAGGATGACGCCGCTCGTGTCCTTGTCGAGCCGGTGGACGATGCCCGCACGCAGGTGCCCGGCCCCGGTGCTCAAATGCTCGCGGAAGTGCCACTGGAGCGCGTTCACCAGCGTGCCGGACCAGTTCCCCTTGGCCGGGTGGACCACCATGTCCGCCGGCTTGTTCACCAGCGCCAGCCACTCGTCCTGGTACAGGATGTCGAGCGGGATGTCCTCGGGCACCGGGATCTCGTGCGTCGGCTCCGGCATCGTGACGTGCAGCCGGTCGTTCTTGCGCACCTTGTAGCTGGGCTTCAGCACGGGGCGGCCGTTGAGCAGCACCCCGCCGCTCTCGATGGCCCTCTGCACGACCGAGCGGCTCCAGTCGGCCCCGAGGTGGAGCTGCACGTACTGGTCGAGGCGCATCCCCTCGGACTTGACCATCACGAGCAGGTCGAGCGGCTCGCGGAACCGCACGCTGGGCGTGACCGGGGCGGGCTCGGCGCCCGGGGCGATGAGGTCGTCTTCCAGCTCTTCGGGCTCGGACATGGTGCCCCCGGGAACGGATGAGCCCCCCTGATTCTCAGCTCGGCAGGAATCAGGGAGGCTCGCGTTCCGTGTTCGGTTCGGGTTGTCGGCGACGGTCACGGCCCGCCGGGGAGCCCCGGGAGGCCGGCGCCGAACGGGTTGTCGATCGGCGACTTGGGGGCGAGCCCCGGGTCGATCGGCTTGGGCATGGTGTACGCGCGGTCTTGCAGGTCGATCACCTGCCGCGGGTTGCTCCGCAGCGACTCGGCGAGCTTCTTCGCGTCCTTGCTCCACTCCGTATCGGGGACGGCTTCGGCCAGCTTCTCCAGGTACTCGGCCGCCTTGGCCGGGTCCCCGCGGTACTGGTCCGGGGCGCCGTCCTTCGGCATCCCGACCAGTGCGGCCTCGCCCTTCGCGGCGCCACGGAGGCAGACCGCCTTCATGATCGGGTCGTCCTTGTACGCGTCGGCGAGCTTCAGGAACGAGTCGCGGGCCTTCTCGACGTTGTCGACCGCCTCTTTGCGGCGGGCGGGGTCGGTCAGGCTGAACCGCTCGATGCCCTCCGGCCCGAGGAGCGCGCGGGCCGTTTCGACTTCCGCGAGCCGGGCCTGCACCGTGTCCGGGTTCTTCTTGGCGAACTCCTCGAGCGACGACACCGACGCGGACCCGCTCAGCCCGTCGAACTCGGTCCACCGCCCGGACTCAACTTTGAAGTTGCTCCGGGTGATGTAAATGGTGGTGCCGACGACCGCCGCCACGACGAGCGTGACGGCCATCGCCCGGTAGCTGATGAGTTCGCCCTTGGTGAACTGCTCCCAGCCGGTGCTCAGGGCGGTCGCCAGCGCGTTCGGTTCGGCCGGCGGTTCCGGGGGCGCCGCCGGCGCAGCCGGGGCCGTGGGCGCGGTCGGGGCCGTCGGGGCGGTGGCTGCGGTCGTGGGTGGCGTCGGTTCCGTGCTCATTTAGCGCTCTCGGCACACCAGTGAAGACATCGCGGCCGGCACAAACGGATCATCCGGCAGATTGAGTTGATGATATGGCCCCCCTCAGAAGGGGTCAACGGAAGTGCGGGGCGGGCGACGCCGGGTCCGAACGCCGTCCAATACAATGAGTTGGAACACGCACCTTAACGAGGGCGGCGCATGCTGGGGCGGTTTTTCAAAGGCATCAAGGCGGGGCTGACCAAGACGAAGAGCGTCTTCGGCGGCGTGTTCGACCTGCTCCGCGGCAAGGGGCGGGTCGATGAGGCGTTCCTTGAGGAGCTTGAAAAGCGCCTGTACCTCGCGGACGTGGGCACCCAGGCCACGCTGCTGATCGTGGACCGGGTCCGGCAGGGGTTCCGCGACAAGGAGATCACCGGCGAGATCGAGACGTTCGTGAAGGCGCAGCTCCGCGAGCTGCTCACCGACCCGTCCCCGGGGCTGAACTACCAGGCTTCCGGCCCGACGGTCGTCATGATCGCCGGCGTGAACGGCTCGGGCAAAACCACGTCCATCGCGAAGCTGGCGAACCGGCTCCAGGCGGACGGCAAGAAGGTGCTGCTGGCCGCGTGCGACACGTTCCGGGCCGCCGCCGTCGAGCAGCTCACGGTGTGGGCCGGGCGGCTGGGCTGCGACATCGTGAAGCAGGGGCAGAACGCCGACCCCTCGGCGGTGGCGCACGACGCCTGCGAGAAGGCCAAGGCCCGCGGGTTCGACGTGCTCATCGTGGACACCGCCGGGCGGCTCCACACGCAGACGCACCTCATGAAGGAGCTGGAAAAGATCCACCGGATCGTGACCCGGCAGATCCCCGGCGCCCCGCACGAGGTGCTCATGGTGCTGGACGCCACGACGGGCCAGAACGCGCTGGTTCAGGCCGAGCAGTTCTCGAAGTCCGTCAAGTGCACCGGCATCATCCTGTCGAAGCTCGACGGGACGGCGAAGGGCGGGGCGGTGTTCGCGATCAAGCAGAAGCTCGGCCTGCCGGTCAAGTTCGTCGGCCTCGGCGAGAAGATCGAGGACATGGAGCCGTTCGACCCGGACGCCTTCGTGACCGCGCTGTTCGAGAAAGAATAGGAAGGGCGTTGTTACCGTGGCGCGGTAAACCTCGCCGCGCGTGCGAAAGCTGGCACCGCGTTCAATTGCAGATCAATTCTCATCTGTAGCCGGCCTCTGTGCGGTCGGTGCTAGACGAATGGTGTCGCGCCGGATTTATACCAAATCCGGTTGAAGAGTAACCGCTCGGCAGAGTGTAGGTTGCACCCGCCTGCTGACGCAGGCGGTTCGACAAACTGCGGTCGAACCGCCTGCGTCAGCAGGTGGGTGGCGCTCCCAACCACCGTTACTCTTCAACCGGATTTGGTATCACAGAGGCCGGCTACAGAATACGGCGCAGATGCGGGGCAACCGACCGGGGAGTGAGGCACCCGCTATCAGCCGGCGGGTGGCGCCCCAGATCGCAGCTTGAAACTACCGGACCCGAAATAAGAACGTTCGGGGGCAGGGCTCGAACCTGCGTCCAACCGGATGAGAGCCGGCCGCTCT belongs to Gemmata obscuriglobus and includes:
- a CDS encoding DUF4058 family protein translates to MPLFDHFHGTLGRRPWESFHGRWAFAIADDLNRRLPKQFVADAPMHLGSAVSADVAEYERSDENGSGDTEIASGIGTAVAVMAETYAPPATKLSMPASFPVEVKVEVRDANANYNLLAVVELVSPSNKKDESEREQFAAKCLSYLGKGIGLVVIDIVTSRHWNLHNELVRIAKHDSKFLMADDPWIYVTAYRPVSRKREDLIDLWPWPLKVGEPLPSVPLALKSYGCVKLDLEATYAEACARLRIPE
- a CDS encoding cystathionine beta-synthase, coding for MLESILDTVGRTPLVQLNRLTEGLQAKVAVKVEFANPGGSVKDRVALAMIDEAEQRGLLRPGGTIIEATAGNTGVGLAMVAAVKGYRCIFVLPDKMSTEKVLLLKAYGAEVVITPTAVAPDSPESYNGVADRLAREIPGAWRPNQFTNAANPDAHYRTTGPEIWEQTKGKVTVFVCGVGTGGTVSGVGKYLKQMNPNVKIVGADPEGSVLSGDSPKPWKVEGIGEDFVPKTFSSKYVDDWVRVGDAESFHVARELARREGMLLGGSTGTNVAAALRYARRLGPGHLVVAVGCDTGRNYLSKFFDDGWLKANNLAFTEAPAHSVGDLIKKRGERKLVFIAPTATAQDAILLLEATGISQLPVMDAGKPVGSVQEVSLARILHDGKDPRQVLIGDLMARPLPTLDVRTHLDEAYRLLLAGYTGVLATQDDAVLDIVTRIDLIHYWGDRRGK
- a CDS encoding DNA integrity scanning protein DisA nucleotide-binding domain protein: MSLPSQSVALLQAARDLVKSLPADAVLLLTETSLDWGEVRRMLAGCRLFVAAENPALTRSLRDDPDWTVIDLDPEPLPTQERMNTALLKAVSDELLPPGSHVVAIYNGIATLDDAPEPVDSLSVIHLGEHLERMTSQDLRILGDAAPLDVLRAVVDLATEIGREGREGQPIGTILVVGDTRKVLSLSHFQNFNPFRGYSRAERDVRKKDVREQIKEIAKLDGALLIGRDGIAEAACLHLGAHGANMRKGFGSRHTAAAGISKQTSAVAFAVSQSSGSVRVFKGGEEVLHIEPLARPHVWQPFRLETQEIEDKDEEEDEITDENGDEVS
- a CDS encoding universal stress protein, with amino-acid sequence MLPIRTVLYPTDFSDAARSAFDLACALARDYRATLIVAHVIAPGHVFAPNGAVVPFPTEEPGEACDQLARMHPTSPGLHAYYRLLKGDPAEQILKLATDVKADMVVMATHGTSGLTRLLVGSVAESVMRKAECPVLTMRIPTQPVPT
- the rpsU gene encoding 30S ribosomal protein S21, with protein sequence MGLRMRVHDREPIGAALRRFKKLVERSGLKRELRAHEYYEKPCEARNRKEAKRRNAIKRAAMGKPAVKKERSY
- a CDS encoding peptidylprolyl isomerase, with product MRKSIRGVAALVLGSALTATAAAQPPQPPAGAPPVTPTAPVGGPGAAMSGLAPSVTPTPKPPEVRPTGNAAVVNGKPIPEVAVYRALRQFPEQHRDMARKEIMAHLIENALIDEYLTALKTTVDEKDVEKLIADLKKELTEAKKDYAKELEAMMLTEAEFRSEVTAQMKWEKFVQQQGTDAALKQLFESSPDVFDGTMVRARHILMTPGTDEAKRKDADQKLRGIKQAVEQEAAKAVAALPATADAVAKEQARVSKTDEMFAAYAKGYSTCPSKKDGGDLNFFPRAGAMVEPFAKAAFALKPYQMSDVVATEFGYHLILVTQRRQGTPKKFEDKGVKEDVQMLYAMRLRESVIAMMKPKAQITITPK
- a CDS encoding endonuclease/exonuclease/phosphatase family protein produces the protein MSPNVLPAIRFAWWNVNNFAHYDASRAGQERWPLEPPAYAEKCARVDAALQHLVATQAPDVLGLGEITATAAEELRNRALSGYELIFPDAAPGAQFQVAVFHRLARVH
- a CDS encoding RluA family pseudouridine synthase, whose translation is MSEPEELEDDLIAPGAEPAPVTPSVRFREPLDLLVMVKSEGMRLDQYVQLHLGADWSRSVVQRAIESGGVLLNGRPVLKPSYKVRKNDRLHVTMPEPTHEIPVPEDIPLDILYQDEWLALVNKPADMVVHPAKGNWSGTLVNALQWHFREHLSTGAGHLRAGIVHRLDKDTSGVILVAKDDLTHRDLAMQFESRKVFKEYVAIAAGELERDSDYIEGALKMHPYDRLKMIVSTDPDAKHALSYYEVLERFRGFTLVKVQPRTGRTHQIRVHLLHVGCAVLADKIYGGRAQVKLSEIAPGTPPAEDEVLLGRQALHAFRLRFQHPRTGQWIEAEAPLPPDMRRTLDALRQHRAIR
- a CDS encoding tetratricopeptide repeat protein, encoding MSTEPTPPTTAATAPTAPTAPTAPAAPAAPPEPPAEPNALATALSTGWEQFTKGELISYRAMAVTLVVAAVVGTTIYITRSNFKVESGRWTEFDGLSGSASVSSLEEFAKKNPDTVQARLAEVETARALLGPEGIERFSLTDPARRKEAVDNVEKARDSFLKLADAYKDDPIMKAVCLRGAAKGEAALVGMPKDGAPDQYRGDPAKAAEYLEKLAEAVPDTEWSKDAKKLAESLRSNPRQVIDLQDRAYTMPKPIDPGLAPKSPIDNPFGAGLPGLPGGP
- the ftsY gene encoding signal recognition particle-docking protein FtsY; this translates as MLGRFFKGIKAGLTKTKSVFGGVFDLLRGKGRVDEAFLEELEKRLYLADVGTQATLLIVDRVRQGFRDKEITGEIETFVKAQLRELLTDPSPGLNYQASGPTVVMIAGVNGSGKTTSIAKLANRLQADGKKVLLAACDTFRAAAVEQLTVWAGRLGCDIVKQGQNADPSAVAHDACEKAKARGFDVLIVDTAGRLHTQTHLMKELEKIHRIVTRQIPGAPHEVLMVLDATTGQNALVQAEQFSKSVKCTGIILSKLDGTAKGGAVFAIKQKLGLPVKFVGLGEKIEDMEPFDPDAFVTALFEKE